In Budorcas taxicolor isolate Tak-1 chromosome 16, Takin1.1, whole genome shotgun sequence, the following are encoded in one genomic region:
- the LOC128061636 gene encoding 40S ribosomal protein S15a-like, with the protein MVRMNVLADALKSINNAEKRGKCQVLIRPCSKVIIRFLTVMMKHGYIGKFEIIDDHRAGKIVVNLTGRLNKCGVISPRFDVQLKDLETWQNNLLPSRQFGFIVLTTSAGIMDHEEARRKHTGGKILGFFF; encoded by the coding sequence ATGGTGCGCATGAATGTCCTGGCTGATGCTCTCAAGAGTATCAACAATGCCGAGAAGAGAGGCAAATGCCAGGTCCTTATTAGGCCGTGCTCCAAAGTCATCATCAGGTTTCTAACAGTGATGATGAAGCATGGTTACATTGGCAAATTTGAAATCATTGATGATCACAGGGCTGGGAAAATTGTTGTGAACCTCACAGGCAGGCTAAATAAGTGTGGAGTGATCAGCCCCAGATTTGATGTACAACTCAAAGATCTAGAAACATGGCAGAATAACCTGCTCCCATCCCGTCAGTTTGGTTTCATTGTATTAACAACCTCAGCTGGCATCATGGACCATGAAGAAGCAAGACGAAAACATACAGGAGGGAAAATCCTTGGATTCTTTTTCTAG